The proteins below are encoded in one region of Juglans microcarpa x Juglans regia isolate MS1-56 chromosome 4D, Jm3101_v1.0, whole genome shotgun sequence:
- the LOC121261249 gene encoding peroxidase 16-like, which translates to MNPKMPNKSLHCLSFLLLLTVAYAHLHVDHYRHSCPNVEAIVRSAVKHKFQETFVTAPATLRLFFHDCFVRGCDASIILATRNHTSEKDNADDLSLAGDGFDTVIKAKAAVDSVPQCRNKVSCADILAMATRDVVALTGGPTYDVELGRLDGRISTRASVRHHLPHPDFKLNQLRSLFTSHGLSKTDLIALSGAHTIGFAHCRLFFDRIHNFESSNRIDPTLDPAYGKYLREVCPKNIDPRLVIDMDPNTPRKFDNMYYKNLQQGMGLFTSDQSLFTDKRSRKIVNLFASNNTAFEKAFVAAITKLGRVGVRTGNQGEIRHNCAMVN; encoded by the exons ATGAATCCAAAAATGCCCAACAAAAGTCTTCACTGTCTTTCCTTTCTACTCCTCCTTACTGTAGCTTATGCTCACCTTCATGTCGACCATTACCGACACTCATGCCCGAATGTTGAAGCAATCGTCCGCTCTGCAGTTAAACATAAATTCCAGGAGACATTTGTGACAGCTCCTGCCACTCTTCGGCTCTTCTTCCACGACTGTTTTGTCCGG GGTTGTGATGCTTCGATAATTTTGGCTACAAGAAATCACACATCAGAGAAGGATAATGCAGATGATCTTTCACTTGCTGGGGATGGGTTTGACACAGTGATTAAAGCCAAAGCTGCAGTTGATAGTGTGCCCCAGTGTAGGAATAAGGTTTCATGTGCTGATATATTGGCCATGGCCACTAGGGATGTTGTTGCTCTG ACAGGGGGACCAACTTATGATGTAGAATTGGGAAGACTTGATGGCAGGATATCTACCAGAGCTAGTGTCCGGCACCACCTCCCTCATCCTGACTTTAAATTGAACCAACTCCGTTCTTTGTTTACCTCACATGGTCTCTCCAAAACAGATCTAATCGCACTATCAG GAGCACATACTATCGGGTTCGCACACTGCAGACTGTTCTTTGATCGGATCCACAACTTCGAAAGCAGCAACAGAATTGATCCAACACTTGATCCGGCATATGGAAAGTATCTACGAGAAGTTTGCCCCAAAAATATAGACCCCAGACTTGTCATTGACATGGACCCAAACACACCTCGAAAATTTGATAACATGTACTACAAGAACCTTCAGCAAGGGATGGGCTTATTCACCTCCGATCAATCTTTGTTTACTGACAAGAGATCGAGAAAAATTGTGAACCTATTTGCTTCCAATAACACAGCTTTTGAAAAAGCTTTTGTTGCTGCCATTACTAAGCTTGGGCGGGTGGGGGTCCGGACTGGAAACCAAGGTGAGATTAGGCACAACTGTGCTATGGTCAACTAG